ACTGCCATTAGAGGTTCGTATTATCCCTTCCTATGAAGTTGTCGCTGGGCTTGGTCTTCTTAATAGCTATACAGGGTTGATTCTGCCTTTGATCGCATCAGCCACCGCGACCTTCTTTTTTAGGCAGTTCTTCAAAACCATCCCCGATGAATTATTAGAAGCCGCTCAGCTAGATAACGCAGGCCCATTTCGGTTCTTTATCGATATCTTACTGCCTCTTTCTAAAACCATGATCGCCGCTATTTTCATCATCATGTTTGTGGTGGGTTGGAACCAATACTTATGGCCGATCATGATGACTACCGATGAAGGCTACAACACCATCGTGATGGGCATCAAACAAGTACTCAATAATATCAATGAAACCAGTTTACCGCGCTATGACTATGCTTTCGCCATGGTGATTTTAGCCATGTTGCCACCCGTATTAGTGGTGGTTGTATTTCAGCGTTGGTTTGTAAAAGGGCTAGTAGAAAGTGAAAAATAATAACGACACGACTCAAATGAACAATAACCGCATTCAATCACTCGATGAGTACAAGACGTCTCACCAGCCTTCTCACCAAGCTATCCACAAAAATACAGAGGACACCCCGATGCCAAAGCTAAAACAAACGTTAGCGCACAACCAAGCCACTCACGATCGTACGCGCAAAGCTCCCATCATGCTGGGTATCAAAAACTTGGTAAAGACGTATGAAAACGGCCATCAAGCCGTCAAAGGAGTCTCGCTTGATATCGATGAGGGTGAGTTCCTTGTTTTGGTGGGTCCTTCTGGTTGTGGCAAGTCTTCTATCCTACGTTCCATTGCGGGTTTGGAAAGCATCTCTGGTGGCGAGATTCACTTAAGTGGTCGCCGCGTTGATAACGAAAAGCCAGCTCAGCGTGATATCGCAATGGTCTTCCAAAATTATGCGCTCTACCCGCACATGTCGGTTTACAAAAACCTAGCTTATGGCTTAAAGAACCGAGGTGTTAGTCAGCACCTTATTGAAGAGAAAATTGAGAAAGTCGCCAAAACGCTGAAAATCGAAGAATACCTAGACCACAAGCCAGCCAAGCTTTCGGGTGGTCAACGTCAACGTGTTGCTATGGGACGAGCGATCGTTCGCGATCCACAACTTTTTCTGTTTGACGAACCTTTGTCTAACCTAGATGCCTCACTGCGTGCTCACATGAGATTAGAGATCAAAAAACTGCAACGCGAACTTGGCGTGACCAGTGTTTACGTGACTCATGACCAAGTCGAAGCCATGACACTGGCTGATAGAATCGTGGTGCTCAACAAAGGCCAGATAGAGCAAGTCGGAACGCCACGAGAGGTCTACCACCAGCCAGCCAGTACTTTTGTGGCGAGCTTCATTGGCAGCCCTGCAATGAATTTTTTACCAGCAACACTCGATGACGGATACCTTGAGATTGGTGATCAGCAAATGTACTTACCCGAGTACGCCCACGTAAAAAATACAGCTATCACACTTGGTATTCGTCCAGAGCACCCTGAAATTGGTTCAGAATTGATGATGAACACCTTGCCTCTTGAACTGCGTATCAGTGTGGTTGAGCCTTTGGGTCCAAATCAATTGGTTCATGGTCTGGTGAACGAGCAGCCCTTCATTGCAGTAACACCCGAAACGACACTGTGCCAAGCCGTCCCCCTAGAGCTAAGAATCGATAAATCCAACCTGCATATTTTTGACAATCATGGCAAACGCATTCACCCAAATAACTTCACATCACAGGAGCCACACGAAGATACGACAAGCTTAACGACGGCTCTCGCTTAATCGAGTACACTGATATTTAATGCGTTTTTACGGTGCGTCTTTAAGAAGGATTAATTATGTCGTCTATCATCGTAGGTCATAGAGGTGTAGCAGGTACTCACCCAGAAAATACCAAAGCAAGCATTGAACAAGCGGCGAAACTCGGTTT
The nucleotide sequence above comes from Vibrio atlanticus. Encoded proteins:
- a CDS encoding sn-glycerol-3-phosphate import ATP-binding protein UgpC encodes the protein MKNNNDTTQMNNNRIQSLDEYKTSHQPSHQAIHKNTEDTPMPKLKQTLAHNQATHDRTRKAPIMLGIKNLVKTYENGHQAVKGVSLDIDEGEFLVLVGPSGCGKSSILRSIAGLESISGGEIHLSGRRVDNEKPAQRDIAMVFQNYALYPHMSVYKNLAYGLKNRGVSQHLIEEKIEKVAKTLKIEEYLDHKPAKLSGGQRQRVAMGRAIVRDPQLFLFDEPLSNLDASLRAHMRLEIKKLQRELGVTSVYVTHDQVEAMTLADRIVVLNKGQIEQVGTPREVYHQPASTFVASFIGSPAMNFLPATLDDGYLEIGDQQMYLPEYAHVKNTAITLGIRPEHPEIGSELMMNTLPLELRISVVEPLGPNQLVHGLVNEQPFIAVTPETTLCQAVPLELRIDKSNLHIFDNHGKRIHPNNFTSQEPHEDTTSLTTALA
- the ugpE gene encoding sn-glycerol-3-phosphate ABC transporter permease UgpE, coding for MKSNKVSDHLILIAGMLFMLVPIWLIFASSTHNPNTIVSEGLQWLPGDNFTAIYSEAWNKSMGFSGEVTASKMIANSMIMGLGFAIGKIIISMMAAFALVYFRLPYATAWFWLIFVTLLLPLEVRIIPSYEVVAGLGLLNSYTGLILPLIASATATFFFRQFFKTIPDELLEAAQLDNAGPFRFFIDILLPLSKTMIAAIFIIMFVVGWNQYLWPIMMTTDEGYNTIVMGIKQVLNNINETSLPRYDYAFAMVILAMLPPVLVVVVFQRWFVKGLVESEK